A single genomic interval of Electrophorus electricus isolate fEleEle1 chromosome 2, fEleEle1.pri, whole genome shotgun sequence harbors:
- the tbr1b gene encoding T-box brain protein 1b encodes MQLEHCISPALALSKKCMNVGSGYPNSEGSDLALHGHPIISASDNLERSSPLKKNSAGMTNQSEADNFPDSKDSSGDVQRGKLSPALDGVSDIRHNFDGSAGERYLLSQSSQTQALSASPTAMFPYPSQHGPTHPAFSIGSPSRYMAHHPVITNGAYNSLLTNTSPQGYPTAGYPYAQQYGHAYQGTAFYQFSSAQAGLIPGKAQVYLCNRALWLKFHRHQTEMIITKQGRRMFPFLSFNISGLDPTAHYNIFVDVILADPNHWRFQGGKWVPCGKADTNVTGNRVYMHPDSPNTGAHWMRQEISFGKLKLTNNKGASNNTGQMVVLQSLHKYQPRLHVVQVNEDGTEDTSQPGRVQTFTFPETQFIAVTAYQNTDITQLKIDHNPFAKGFRDNYDTVYTGCDIDRLTPSPGESPRSQIVPSARYAMTGSFLQDQFVSSYAKSRFHPGVGTAPGTDRSVPLSNSLLSPQQTDETAVASPQRWFVTPANNRLDFAASAYDAAAAADFAGNAATLLSYAAAGVKTLPLPAAGCSNRPLGYYGEPPGWGARTPPQYCSKSSTVLSCWPSNSVGGRTTASGYLVGLEEGDAIAPERSPLGGTEEAKPKDLSESSWIETPSSIKSIDSSDSGIFEQAKRRRISPSATPVSETSSPLKSEMLTPRECEKNCSKDIGYYSFYSHS; translated from the exons ATGCAGCTCGAACATTGCATCTCGCCAGCTCTCGCGCTCTCCAAGAAATGTATGAATGTGGGCAGTGGCTACCCAAATTCGGAGGGGTCTGATCTCGCCTTGCACGGCCATCCTATTATATCCGCTAGTGACAACCTGGAGAGAAGTTCACCTCTGAAAAAAAACTCCGCTGGGATGACGAATCAGTCAGAGGCAGACAATTTCCCCGACTCAAAGGACTCATCAGGGGACGTCCAGAGAGGCaaactctctcctgctcttgaCGGAGTCTCTGATATTCGTCACAATTTCGATGGATCTGCTGGAGAAAGGTATCTCCTTTCACAGTCCAGCCAAACCCAGGCGCTTTCAGCAAGTCCCACCGCCATGTTCCCCTATCCGAGCCAGCATGGACCGACGCACCCAGCATTTTCCATCGGAAGTCCAAGTCGCTACATGGCGCATCATCCGGTTATAACGAATGGAGCATATAATAGTTTGCTCACCAACACTTCTCCGCAAGGCTACCCGACGGCAGGCTACCCGTACGCGCAACAGTATGGACACGCTTATCAAGGGACGGCTTTTTACCAGTTCTCCTCTGCGCAAGCCGGACTCATACCTGGGAAAGCGCAAGTCTATTTGTGCAATAGGGCCTTATGGCTTAAGTTTCACAGACATCAGACTGAGATGATTATAACAAAACAAGGGCG GCGAATGTTCCCGTTTTTAAGTTTCAATATATCCGGCTTGGATCCTACTGCTCATTACAATATTTTTGTGGACGTAATCCTCGCGGATCCAAACCACTGGCGTTTTCAGGGGGGCAAATGGGTCCCGTGCGGTAAAGCGGACACCAATGTGACAG GAAACAGGGTGTACATGCACCCAGATTCGCCGAACACTGGTGCGCATTGGATGCGTCAAGAGATTTCTTTTGGAAAGCTTAAACTAACGAACAACAAAGGGGCATCGAACAACACGGGACAg ATGGTGGTCCTACAGTCTCTGCATAAATATCAGCCCAGGCTGCACGTGGTGCAGGTGAACGAGGACGGAACAGAGGACACGAGCCAACCTGGACGCGTACAGACCTTCACCTTCCCGGAGACACAGTTTATCGCTGTCACGGCGTATCAAAATACCGAT ATTACACAGTTAAAAATCGACCATAATCCGTTTGCAAAGGGATTCCGGGACAACTATGACAC TGTCTACACAGGTTGCGACATCGATCGGTTGACGCCGTCCCCGGGTGAGTCTCCGCGCTCCCAGATCGTGCCTAGTGCGAGATATGCCATGACTGGTTCTTTCCTGCAGGACCAATTTGTCAGCTCGTATGCCAAGTCCCGCTTTCACCCTGGCGTCGGTACCGCTCCTGGCACGGACCGCAGCGTCCCACTTAGTAACAGCTTGCTATCCCCGCAACAAACCGATGAGACCGCAGTGGCCTCCCCGCAGCGATGGTTTGTCACCCCTGCCAACAACCGACTGGACTTTGCCGCCTCGGCATACGATGCTGCCGCGGCTGCTGATTTCGCCGGTAACGCGGCCACCCTTCTGTCGTACGCAGCTGCCGGAGTTAAGACTCTCCCCTTGCCCGCAGCGGGGTGCTCTAACAGACCTCTGGGTTATTACGGGGAGCCCCCGGGGTGGGGCGCGCGCACGCCACCCCAGTACTGCAGCAAATCGAGCACGGTTCTCTCGTGCTGGCCCTCCAACTCTGTCGGGGGCAGAACGACCGCCTCCGGTTACCTGGTCGGGCTGGAGGAGGGTGACGCCATCGCGCCGGAGAGATCTCCGCTCGGCGGGACAGAAGAAGCCAAACCGAAAGACCTGTCGGAATCCAGCTGGATAGAAACCCCATCTTCAATTAAGTCAATTGATTCGAGCGATTCTGGGATTTTTGAACAAGCCAAGCGGAGGAGGATCTCGCCATCTGCCACACCGGTTTCAGAAACGTCATCCCCATTAAAATCAGAAATGTTAACACCGAGGGAGTGCGAGAAAAACTGCTCCAAAGACATTGGCTATTACAGTTTTTATTCACACAGTTAG
- the tank gene encoding TRAF family member-associated NF-kappa-B activator isoform X1 — translation MDRDIGDKLNKAFEAYRSASIEKDSAKRELQQKTEQFERYTQQLKRKIEEQEQLISELKAQLNSAAQNASGEVKCCEVAHRKQETERLSSSDHWPGNSCPFIRTNHALKDVMECAPLVSPGLPGVSGMKTEDVLDTLQEIQGTFQRIQTLTRRQKDHLKRIHKGNDTANDQQFSMPIQCTDDTPEHAEAPFSSSRPEINDHLTSGALASRGVSPEDTDFMDDVRFPPSTDSEYEFLNSTPDRTVALVLPRKGLAEPLSTETEGSLPLYPASPSASPEPPVSTSHEGVRGPQRVRGTSASAWVLIHEPLWSPNLSTIASEESSVDSAEPTSPRPCAFCKATVPLDLLYSHLNSHFQGE, via the exons ATGGACCGAGACATTGGTGATAAGCTGAACAAAGCCTTTGAAGCCTATCGCAGTGCGTCGATCGAAAAGGACAGTGCCAAAAGGGAACTCCAGCAGAAG acagAGCAATTTGAACGGTATACCCAGCAGCTAAAGAGGAAAATAGAAGAACAAGAACAACTGATTTCGGAGCTGAAAGCACAGTTAAATTCAGCAGCACAGAATGCTTCAG GGGAAGTGAAGTGTTGCGAGGTGGCACATCGAAAGCAGGAAACAGAAAGGTTGTCATCTAGTGACCACTGGCCAGGCAACTCCTGTCCTTTCATCAGGACTAACCATGCCCTG AAGGATGTGATGGAGTGTGCGCCACTGGTTTCGCCCGGGCTACCTGGAGTCAGTGGAATGAAGAC TGAGGATGTTCTAGACACTCTTCAGGAAATCCAAGGGACTTTCCAGAGGATTCAAACTCTAACAAGACGACAGAAAGATCATCTGAAAAGAATACACAAAGGAAACGACACTGCCAACG ACCAACAGTTCTCCATGCCCATCCAGTGCACGGACGACACACCCGAACACGCCGAGGCGCCCTTCTCGTCCTCCAGGCCAGAGATCAACGACCACTTGACCTCTGGCGCGTTGGCGTCCCGTGGCGTCAGCCCGGAGGACACCGACTTTATGGACGATGTGAGGTTCCCGCCATCCACAGACAGTGAATACGAGTTCCTGAACAGCACCCCAGACAGGACCGTGGCTCTGGTTCTGCCCAGGAAGGGCCTGGCAGAACCGCTTTCCACAGAGACGGAGGGGTCGCTTCCTTTATACCCGGCCTCTCCATCTGCGTCGCCAGAGCCGCCCGTCTCGACGTCGCATGAGGGTGTCCGGGGACCGCAACGGGTGAGAGGCACTTCTGCATCTGCTTGGGTGCTTATTCACGAG ccCCTGTGGAGTCCAAATCTTTCCACTATAGCATCTGAGGAGTCGTCCGTGGATTCTGCTGAGCCAACCAGCCCGAGGCCATGTGCTTTCTGCAAGGCTACTGTTCCCCTAGACCTCCTCTACAGCCACCTCAATTCACACTTCCAGGGCGAATGA
- the tank gene encoding TRAF family member-associated NF-kappa-B activator isoform X2, with amino-acid sequence MDRDIGDKLNKAFEAYRSASIEKDSAKRELQQKTEQFERYTQQLKRKIEEQEQLISELKAQLNSAAQNASGEVKCCEVAHRKQETERLSSSDHWPGNSCPFIRTNHALDVMECAPLVSPGLPGVSGMKTEDVLDTLQEIQGTFQRIQTLTRRQKDHLKRIHKGNDTANDQQFSMPIQCTDDTPEHAEAPFSSSRPEINDHLTSGALASRGVSPEDTDFMDDVRFPPSTDSEYEFLNSTPDRTVALVLPRKGLAEPLSTETEGSLPLYPASPSASPEPPVSTSHEGVRGPQRVRGTSASAWVLIHEPLWSPNLSTIASEESSVDSAEPTSPRPCAFCKATVPLDLLYSHLNSHFQGE; translated from the exons ATGGACCGAGACATTGGTGATAAGCTGAACAAAGCCTTTGAAGCCTATCGCAGTGCGTCGATCGAAAAGGACAGTGCCAAAAGGGAACTCCAGCAGAAG acagAGCAATTTGAACGGTATACCCAGCAGCTAAAGAGGAAAATAGAAGAACAAGAACAACTGATTTCGGAGCTGAAAGCACAGTTAAATTCAGCAGCACAGAATGCTTCAG GGGAAGTGAAGTGTTGCGAGGTGGCACATCGAAAGCAGGAAACAGAAAGGTTGTCATCTAGTGACCACTGGCCAGGCAACTCCTGTCCTTTCATCAGGACTAACCATGCCCTG GATGTGATGGAGTGTGCGCCACTGGTTTCGCCCGGGCTACCTGGAGTCAGTGGAATGAAGAC TGAGGATGTTCTAGACACTCTTCAGGAAATCCAAGGGACTTTCCAGAGGATTCAAACTCTAACAAGACGACAGAAAGATCATCTGAAAAGAATACACAAAGGAAACGACACTGCCAACG ACCAACAGTTCTCCATGCCCATCCAGTGCACGGACGACACACCCGAACACGCCGAGGCGCCCTTCTCGTCCTCCAGGCCAGAGATCAACGACCACTTGACCTCTGGCGCGTTGGCGTCCCGTGGCGTCAGCCCGGAGGACACCGACTTTATGGACGATGTGAGGTTCCCGCCATCCACAGACAGTGAATACGAGTTCCTGAACAGCACCCCAGACAGGACCGTGGCTCTGGTTCTGCCCAGGAAGGGCCTGGCAGAACCGCTTTCCACAGAGACGGAGGGGTCGCTTCCTTTATACCCGGCCTCTCCATCTGCGTCGCCAGAGCCGCCCGTCTCGACGTCGCATGAGGGTGTCCGGGGACCGCAACGGGTGAGAGGCACTTCTGCATCTGCTTGGGTGCTTATTCACGAG ccCCTGTGGAGTCCAAATCTTTCCACTATAGCATCTGAGGAGTCGTCCGTGGATTCTGCTGAGCCAACCAGCCCGAGGCCATGTGCTTTCTGCAAGGCTACTGTTCCCCTAGACCTCCTCTACAGCCACCTCAATTCACACTTCCAGGGCGAATGA
- the tank gene encoding TRAF family member-associated NF-kappa-B activator isoform X3, translated as MDRDIGDKLNKAFEAYRSASIEKDSAKRELQQKTEQFERYTQQLKRKIEEQEQLISELKAQLNSAAQNASGEVKCCEVAHRKQETERLSSSDHWPGNSCPFIRTNHALKDVMECAPLVSPGLPGVSGMKTEDVLDTLQEIQGTFQRIQTLTRRQKDHLKRIHKGNDTANDQQFSMPIQCTDDTPEHAEAPFSSSRPEINDHLTSGALASRGVSPEDTDFMDDVRFPPSTDSEYEFLNSTPDRTVALVLPRKGLAEPLSTETEGSLPLYPASPSASPEPPVSTSHEGVRGPQRPLWSPNLSTIASEESSVDSAEPTSPRPCAFCKATVPLDLLYSHLNSHFQGE; from the exons ATGGACCGAGACATTGGTGATAAGCTGAACAAAGCCTTTGAAGCCTATCGCAGTGCGTCGATCGAAAAGGACAGTGCCAAAAGGGAACTCCAGCAGAAG acagAGCAATTTGAACGGTATACCCAGCAGCTAAAGAGGAAAATAGAAGAACAAGAACAACTGATTTCGGAGCTGAAAGCACAGTTAAATTCAGCAGCACAGAATGCTTCAG GGGAAGTGAAGTGTTGCGAGGTGGCACATCGAAAGCAGGAAACAGAAAGGTTGTCATCTAGTGACCACTGGCCAGGCAACTCCTGTCCTTTCATCAGGACTAACCATGCCCTG AAGGATGTGATGGAGTGTGCGCCACTGGTTTCGCCCGGGCTACCTGGAGTCAGTGGAATGAAGAC TGAGGATGTTCTAGACACTCTTCAGGAAATCCAAGGGACTTTCCAGAGGATTCAAACTCTAACAAGACGACAGAAAGATCATCTGAAAAGAATACACAAAGGAAACGACACTGCCAACG ACCAACAGTTCTCCATGCCCATCCAGTGCACGGACGACACACCCGAACACGCCGAGGCGCCCTTCTCGTCCTCCAGGCCAGAGATCAACGACCACTTGACCTCTGGCGCGTTGGCGTCCCGTGGCGTCAGCCCGGAGGACACCGACTTTATGGACGATGTGAGGTTCCCGCCATCCACAGACAGTGAATACGAGTTCCTGAACAGCACCCCAGACAGGACCGTGGCTCTGGTTCTGCCCAGGAAGGGCCTGGCAGAACCGCTTTCCACAGAGACGGAGGGGTCGCTTCCTTTATACCCGGCCTCTCCATCTGCGTCGCCAGAGCCGCCCGTCTCGACGTCGCATGAGGGTGTCCGGGGACCGCAACGG ccCCTGTGGAGTCCAAATCTTTCCACTATAGCATCTGAGGAGTCGTCCGTGGATTCTGCTGAGCCAACCAGCCCGAGGCCATGTGCTTTCTGCAAGGCTACTGTTCCCCTAGACCTCCTCTACAGCCACCTCAATTCACACTTCCAGGGCGAATGA
- the tank gene encoding TRAF family member-associated NF-kappa-B activator isoform X4 — protein MDRDIGDKLNKAFEAYRSASIEKDSAKRELQQKTEQFERYTQQLKRKIEEQEQLISELKAQLNSAAQNASGEVKCCEVAHRKQETERLSSSDHWPGNSCPFIRTNHALDVMECAPLVSPGLPGVSGMKTEDVLDTLQEIQGTFQRIQTLTRRQKDHLKRIHKGNDTANDQQFSMPIQCTDDTPEHAEAPFSSSRPEINDHLTSGALASRGVSPEDTDFMDDVRFPPSTDSEYEFLNSTPDRTVALVLPRKGLAEPLSTETEGSLPLYPASPSASPEPPVSTSHEGVRGPQRPLWSPNLSTIASEESSVDSAEPTSPRPCAFCKATVPLDLLYSHLNSHFQGE, from the exons ATGGACCGAGACATTGGTGATAAGCTGAACAAAGCCTTTGAAGCCTATCGCAGTGCGTCGATCGAAAAGGACAGTGCCAAAAGGGAACTCCAGCAGAAG acagAGCAATTTGAACGGTATACCCAGCAGCTAAAGAGGAAAATAGAAGAACAAGAACAACTGATTTCGGAGCTGAAAGCACAGTTAAATTCAGCAGCACAGAATGCTTCAG GGGAAGTGAAGTGTTGCGAGGTGGCACATCGAAAGCAGGAAACAGAAAGGTTGTCATCTAGTGACCACTGGCCAGGCAACTCCTGTCCTTTCATCAGGACTAACCATGCCCTG GATGTGATGGAGTGTGCGCCACTGGTTTCGCCCGGGCTACCTGGAGTCAGTGGAATGAAGAC TGAGGATGTTCTAGACACTCTTCAGGAAATCCAAGGGACTTTCCAGAGGATTCAAACTCTAACAAGACGACAGAAAGATCATCTGAAAAGAATACACAAAGGAAACGACACTGCCAACG ACCAACAGTTCTCCATGCCCATCCAGTGCACGGACGACACACCCGAACACGCCGAGGCGCCCTTCTCGTCCTCCAGGCCAGAGATCAACGACCACTTGACCTCTGGCGCGTTGGCGTCCCGTGGCGTCAGCCCGGAGGACACCGACTTTATGGACGATGTGAGGTTCCCGCCATCCACAGACAGTGAATACGAGTTCCTGAACAGCACCCCAGACAGGACCGTGGCTCTGGTTCTGCCCAGGAAGGGCCTGGCAGAACCGCTTTCCACAGAGACGGAGGGGTCGCTTCCTTTATACCCGGCCTCTCCATCTGCGTCGCCAGAGCCGCCCGTCTCGACGTCGCATGAGGGTGTCCGGGGACCGCAACGG ccCCTGTGGAGTCCAAATCTTTCCACTATAGCATCTGAGGAGTCGTCCGTGGATTCTGCTGAGCCAACCAGCCCGAGGCCATGTGCTTTCTGCAAGGCTACTGTTCCCCTAGACCTCCTCTACAGCCACCTCAATTCACACTTCCAGGGCGAATGA